Proteins encoded in a region of the Deinococcus aestuarii genome:
- the cysS gene encoding cysteine--tRNA ligase, with amino-acid sequence MTQVPGSPDPDLFLYDTMQRQKVRFIPTTPGRVGMYLCGPTVYSDAHLGHAKKEVAFDVIRRALMHFGYAVRYVTNVTDVGHLQNDSDDGEDKLLARARLESLEPMEVADKYFWSFNRDMDALNVLKPSINPRATGHIPEQIKLIEELIGRGHAYEANGSVYFDVRSWPGYGKLSGRRLDDQEEGTREEVREEKRDPRDFALWKRAESGHIMRWESPWGVGFPGWHIECSAMSLKYLGEGFDIHGGGLDLQFPHHEAEIAQSEAAGHPFARYWMHNNMLTIGGEKMSKSKGNFTTVRDVLERHDPMVVRFLLVSSHYRSVTEFSGAAFESARSGYRRLSEALHEVERRLPSAPDRPDPALLANIGGHVREFEDALRDDFNTPRAIAALFGLTTDVNAALNGGEVGREALEAARDAYRTLGGDVLGLFAEGGPAREDDTPVVGALMELVLKARQNYRLNKQYAQADELRETLSAVGVTVEDTKDGPRWRR; translated from the coding sequence ATGACGCAAGTTCCCGGATCACCCGACCCCGACCTCTTCCTGTACGACACCATGCAGCGCCAGAAGGTGCGCTTTATCCCCACCACGCCGGGCCGGGTAGGCATGTACCTGTGCGGGCCGACCGTCTACTCCGACGCGCACCTCGGGCACGCCAAGAAGGAGGTCGCCTTCGACGTGATCCGCCGGGCGCTGATGCACTTCGGGTACGCGGTGCGCTACGTCACCAACGTGACCGACGTGGGCCACCTCCAGAACGACTCCGACGACGGCGAGGACAAGCTGCTCGCCCGAGCGCGGCTGGAGAGCCTCGAACCGATGGAGGTCGCCGACAAGTACTTCTGGTCGTTCAACCGCGACATGGACGCCCTGAACGTCCTCAAGCCCAGCATCAACCCCCGCGCGACCGGCCACATCCCCGAGCAGATCAAACTGATCGAGGAGCTGATCGGGCGCGGCCACGCCTACGAGGCGAACGGCAGCGTCTACTTCGACGTGCGGAGCTGGCCCGGGTACGGCAAGCTCTCGGGGCGCAGGCTCGACGACCAGGAGGAGGGCACCCGCGAGGAGGTGCGAGAGGAGAAGCGCGACCCGCGCGACTTCGCCCTCTGGAAGCGGGCGGAAAGCGGCCACATCATGCGCTGGGAGTCGCCGTGGGGGGTCGGCTTTCCCGGCTGGCACATCGAGTGCAGCGCGATGAGCCTGAAGTACCTCGGCGAGGGCTTCGACATCCACGGGGGCGGCCTCGACCTCCAGTTCCCGCACCACGAGGCGGAGATCGCGCAATCGGAGGCGGCGGGGCATCCTTTCGCCCGCTACTGGATGCACAACAACATGCTGACCATCGGCGGCGAGAAGATGAGCAAGAGCAAGGGCAACTTCACCACCGTCCGCGACGTGCTCGAACGCCACGACCCGATGGTGGTGCGCTTCCTCCTCGTGTCGAGCCACTACCGCTCGGTCACCGAGTTCAGTGGCGCCGCCTTCGAGAGCGCCCGCAGCGGGTACCGACGTCTCTCGGAGGCCCTGCACGAGGTCGAGCGCCGCCTGCCCTCGGCCCCGGACCGTCCCGACCCGGCCCTGCTGGCGAACATCGGGGGCCATGTGCGGGAGTTCGAGGACGCCCTGCGCGACGACTTCAACACGCCCCGGGCAATTGCCGCCCTCTTCGGCCTGACGACCGACGTGAACGCGGCGCTGAACGGTGGGGAGGTCGGGCGGGAGGCGCTGGAGGCGGCGCGGGACGCCTACCGCACCCTCGGTGGGGACGTGCTCGGGCTCTTCGCGGAGGGCGGCCCGGCCAGAGAGGACGACACGCCGGTCGTGGGCGCGCTGATGGAGCTGGTGCTCAAGGCGCGGCAGAACTACCGCCTGAACAAGCAGTACGCCCAGGCCGACGAACTGCGCGAGACCCTGAGCGCGGTCGGCGTCACGGTGGAAGACACCAAGGATGGGCCGCGCTGGCGGCGCTGA
- a CDS encoding YcjF family protein has translation MLPLVKQVLDNFNFDVDPALSEDENIEEVIKSAALLSGAIAVEPVPFADILLITPLQAKMVLHIGKIYGFDINPARAREIAQELGATVAYGVLARQVMRGLAKIALPVIGGLITAPAVYGWTFALGRVAQRYFEQKRAGLPFERREQVRVVQEAKEQTRRVLPSAQDFSDLASELRRRAEDKQKGQGTDPRNLN, from the coding sequence ATGCTGCCCCTCGTCAAGCAGGTGCTCGACAATTTCAACTTCGACGTGGACCCGGCCCTCTCCGAAGACGAGAATATCGAGGAGGTCATCAAGAGCGCGGCCCTGCTCTCGGGCGCGATTGCCGTTGAGCCCGTCCCCTTCGCCGACATCCTGCTCATCACGCCCCTTCAGGCCAAGATGGTGCTGCACATCGGCAAGATCTACGGCTTCGACATCAACCCCGCCCGCGCCCGCGAGATCGCGCAGGAACTCGGCGCCACCGTCGCCTACGGGGTCCTGGCCCGTCAGGTCATGCGCGGGCTCGCCAAAATCGCCCTGCCCGTCATCGGCGGCCTGATCACCGCTCCCGCCGTGTACGGCTGGACTTTCGCGCTAGGCCGGGTCGCGCAGCGGTACTTCGAGCAAAAGCGCGCGGGCCTTCCCTTCGAGCGCAGGGAGCAGGTCCGCGTGGTGCAGGAGGCCAAGGAGCAGACCCGCCGCGTGCTGCCCAGCGCGCAGGACTTCAGCGACCTTGCCTCCGAGTTGCGCCGCCGCGCCGAGGACAAGCAAAAAGGACAGGGCACCGACCCCCGGAACCTGAACTGA
- a CDS encoding metallophosphoesterase produces the protein MVWSLENWDGSWLVIPDLHGHGARLRAALDVADRTFPAARLIFLGDLIDDSPRRREARRAATNPGGADDSREVLATVRTLVESGRAEVLLGNHEAMAAAAVLDDDRALMNLWWKVGGREAAASYGWNGKGDAGALAGDLRWLREHGRLWLEVGPPEAQVLFSHATRPGPKRLASGKNRAADLWPSDADDDVVWFPLALPGDPSTRRLHPLPGGFRASVHGHMETPDLHQIPDDEGKAALQIDLHPGKGKLCLLHIGGDGEMSPHSRQV, from the coding sequence ATGGTTTGGTCACTGGAGAACTGGGACGGCTCCTGGCTCGTTATCCCCGACCTGCACGGGCACGGGGCGCGGTTGCGGGCGGCGCTGGACGTGGCGGACCGGACCTTTCCGGCCGCCCGCCTGATCTTCCTGGGTGACCTGATCGACGACTCGCCCCGCAGGCGGGAGGCAAGGCGAGCTGCAACCAATCCAGGCGGCGCCGACGACTCGCGCGAGGTGCTTGCAACGGTCCGCACCCTCGTCGAGTCGGGCCGGGCCGAAGTCCTGCTCGGCAATCACGAAGCTATGGCCGCTGCCGCCGTGCTGGACGACGACCGCGCGCTGATGAACCTGTGGTGGAAGGTCGGTGGGCGCGAGGCCGCCGCGTCCTACGGCTGGAATGGCAAGGGGGACGCGGGCGCCCTGGCGGGGGACTTGCGCTGGCTCAGGGAACACGGGCGGCTGTGGCTGGAGGTCGGTCCACCGGAGGCACAGGTCCTGTTCTCGCACGCCACCCGCCCCGGTCCGAAACGCCTCGCCAGCGGAAAGAACCGCGCCGCCGACCTCTGGCCCAGCGACGCGGACGACGACGTGGTGTGGTTTCCCCTCGCGTTGCCCGGCGACCCCTCCACACGGCGACTCCACCCCTTGCCCGGGGGTTTCCGTGCGAGTGTCCACGGACATATGGAAACACCGGACCTCCACCAGATTCCCGACGATGAGGGGAAAGCCGCCCTTCAGATCGACCTGCATCCCGGCAAGGGGAAGCTGTGTTTGCTGCACATCGGCGGAGACGGAGAGATGAGCCCACACAGCCGTCAGGTCTGA
- a CDS encoding alkene reductase — translation MTTLESKSDTATSTPTVLTPFRLGPNELKNRMVVAPLTRSRADEGTDVPGALVRDYYAQRAGFGLILTEGSQISPVGKGYPRTSGIYSPEQVTGWRAITEEVHARGGHIYLQLWHVGRLSHPDYLNGETPVAPSAIPAGPPDKSYDGGFHPFVTPRALETAEIPGLVADYRKAAQNARDAGFDGVEIHGANGYLLEQFLLTGSNARTDEYGGSLENRLRLPLEVTRAVLEVWEPERVGYRISPTGSAAQIGDEHLEATYTRLLEELSALGLGYVHVAEFGPTRGESLPERTLLPLVRRTFGGAVMANGGFHDLRGANWIIERGHADLVSFGSASIANPDLPERFRHGAPLNAPDRATFYQGEERGYTDYPLLD, via the coding sequence ATGACCACACTGGAATCGAAGTCGGACACGGCCACCTCCACCCCAACGGTGCTGACGCCCTTTCGCCTCGGGCCGAACGAGCTGAAAAACCGCATGGTGGTCGCCCCCCTGACCCGCAGCCGCGCCGATGAGGGGACGGACGTGCCCGGCGCGCTCGTGCGGGACTACTACGCGCAGCGGGCGGGCTTCGGCCTGATCCTGACCGAGGGCTCGCAGATCAGTCCGGTGGGCAAGGGCTACCCGCGCACGAGCGGCATCTACAGCCCCGAGCAGGTGACGGGCTGGCGGGCAATCACGGAGGAGGTCCACGCGCGGGGCGGGCATATCTACCTGCAACTGTGGCACGTCGGGCGGCTCTCCCACCCCGATTACCTGAACGGCGAAACGCCCGTGGCCCCCAGCGCCATCCCGGCGGGGCCGCCCGACAAGAGTTACGACGGCGGCTTCCACCCGTTCGTGACGCCGCGCGCCCTGGAGACCGCCGAGATTCCCGGCCTCGTCGCCGACTACCGCAAGGCCGCCCAGAACGCGAGGGACGCGGGCTTCGACGGCGTGGAGATTCACGGGGCGAACGGCTACCTGCTCGAACAGTTCCTGTTGACGGGGAGCAACGCCCGCACCGACGAGTACGGCGGCTCCCTCGAAAACCGCCTGCGCCTCCCGCTGGAGGTCACGCGCGCCGTGCTGGAGGTCTGGGAGCCGGAGCGGGTCGGCTACCGCATCTCGCCCACCGGGAGCGCTGCCCAGATCGGCGACGAGCACCTGGAGGCGACGTACACCCGGCTGCTGGAGGAGCTGAGCGCCCTGGGGCTCGGTTACGTCCATGTCGCCGAGTTTGGGCCTACGCGCGGTGAGTCGCTGCCAGAACGCACCCTGCTCCCGCTCGTGCGCCGGACCTTCGGTGGGGCCGTGATGGCGAACGGCGGCTTCCACGACCTCCGGGGGGCGAACTGGATCATCGAGCGGGGGCACGCGGACCTCGTGTCCTTCGGGTCCGCCTCCATCGCCAACCCCGACCTGCCCGAGCGCTTCCGCCATGGGGCGCCCCTGAATGCCCCCGACCGCGCCACCTTCTACCAGGGCGAGGAGAGGGGCTACACCGACTACCCGCTGCTGGACTGA
- a CDS encoding glycine--tRNA ligase produces the protein MPAQSMEELVSLCKRRGFIFQGSEIYGGLQGFYDYGPLGVELKNNLKAAWWRTNVYERDDMEGLDASIIMHRLVLRHSGHEATFSDPMVDNKKNNKRYRLDHLVKDQKPDVIARVAEGIGESVENFAAVVAALVKNPSQASQALIAAGVRDPFSGEVGDWTAPKPFNMMFKTTIGPVADEDSYGYLRPETAQGIFTNFKNVVDSTSRRLPFGIAQIGKAFRNEITPRNFIFRVRELEQMEIEFFCVPGTDEDWHEKWLQARLAWWEAQGVPREKIQILDVPKEDLAHYSKRTYDLMYDYPTLGYEEIEGIANRTDFDLGSHTKAQGELGLQARVEENADSIAKLTIPHPETNKPVVPFVIEPSAGVDRAMLAVLSEAFTKETLENGSERIVLKLRPHLAPIKVAVIPLARNREEITTVARAIKAELQGLGLGRVLYEDSGNIGKAYRRHDEVGTPYCVTVDFDTVGKGEDASLTDTVTVRDRDTLQQERVKISELAGWIQGRLR, from the coding sequence ATGCCCGCACAGTCGATGGAAGAACTCGTCAGCCTCTGCAAGCGCCGGGGATTCATCTTTCAGGGCTCCGAGATTTACGGCGGCCTGCAAGGTTTTTACGACTACGGCCCCCTCGGCGTGGAGCTGAAGAACAACCTCAAGGCCGCGTGGTGGCGCACGAACGTCTACGAGCGCGACGACATGGAGGGCCTGGACGCCTCCATCATCATGCACCGCCTCGTCCTGCGCCACTCCGGCCACGAGGCCACCTTCAGCGACCCGATGGTGGACAACAAGAAGAACAACAAGCGCTACCGCCTCGACCATCTGGTGAAAGACCAGAAGCCGGACGTGATCGCGCGGGTGGCCGAAGGCATCGGCGAGAGCGTCGAGAACTTCGCGGCGGTGGTGGCGGCGCTTGTCAAAAACCCGAGTCAGGCTTCTCAAGCCCTGATCGCCGCGGGCGTGCGCGACCCCTTCTCCGGCGAGGTGGGCGACTGGACGGCTCCGAAGCCCTTCAACATGATGTTCAAGACGACCATCGGCCCGGTCGCCGACGAGGACAGTTACGGCTACCTGCGGCCCGAGACGGCGCAGGGGATTTTTACCAACTTCAAGAACGTGGTGGACTCGACCAGCCGCCGCCTCCCCTTCGGCATCGCGCAGATCGGCAAGGCGTTCCGCAACGAGATCACGCCGCGCAACTTCATCTTCCGGGTGCGCGAGCTGGAGCAGATGGAGATCGAGTTCTTCTGCGTCCCCGGTACCGACGAGGACTGGCACGAGAAGTGGCTCCAGGCCCGCCTCGCCTGGTGGGAGGCCCAGGGCGTGCCGCGCGAGAAAATCCAGATTCTCGACGTGCCCAAAGAAGACCTGGCCCACTACTCCAAGCGCACCTACGACCTGATGTACGACTATCCCACTCTGGGTTACGAGGAGATCGAGGGCATCGCCAACCGCACGGACTTCGACCTGGGCTCGCACACCAAGGCGCAGGGTGAGTTGGGTCTCCAGGCCCGGGTGGAGGAGAATGCCGACTCCATCGCCAAGCTGACCATCCCCCACCCCGAGACCAACAAGCCCGTCGTGCCCTTCGTGATCGAGCCGTCGGCGGGCGTGGACCGCGCGATGCTGGCCGTGCTGAGCGAGGCGTTCACCAAGGAGACGCTGGAGAACGGCTCGGAGCGCATCGTCCTCAAGCTGAGGCCCCACCTCGCGCCGATCAAGGTGGCCGTCATCCCCCTCGCCCGCAACCGCGAGGAGATCACCACGGTCGCCAGGGCGATCAAGGCCGAGCTTCAGGGCCTGGGCCTGGGCCGCGTGCTGTACGAGGACAGCGGCAACATCGGCAAGGCCTACCGCCGCCACGACGAGGTGGGCACGCCCTACTGCGTAACGGTGGACTTCGACACCGTGGGCAAGGGGGAGGACGCGAGCCTGACCGACACCGTGACGGTGCGTGACCGCGACACCTTGCAGCAGGAGCGGGTGAAAATCAGCGAGTTGGCGGGGTGGATTCAGGGGCGGCTGAGGTAG